The genome window TCCGTTATACAGTGTTTTAATAGCAGGTCTATAGACCTGTCCCAGTGTACTGTACCTGTGTGTACAGTAGATGTCTATCTGTAGTGCTTAAAataaccccctctctccctctactaccCTCCCCCAACCCTGTAGTGCTTAAAataaacccctctctctctactaccctcccccAACCCTGTAGTGCTTAAAATAACCCCCTCTACTACCCTCCCCCAACCCTGTAGTGCTTAAAAtaacccccccctctccctctactaCCCTCTCCCGCTTAAAATACTCCCTTAAATccacctccctcctttcctctatcCTCCTACAttactccctccttctccctttctctctagtGCTCAGAATAGCCCTTGTTCTCCTCCTACCACCcccactactacactaccccccctctccctccctctagcaggagCTGGTGTGAAGGTTGccactacccctccctccctctagcaggagCTGGTGTGAAGGCTGccactacccctccctccctctagcaggagCTGGTGTGAAGGTTGccactacccctccctccctccctctagcaggagCTGTTGTGAAGGTTGccactacccctccctccctccctctagcaggagCTGGTGTGAAGGTTGCCACTacccaccccccccctccctctagcagGAGCTGGTGTGAAGGCTGccactacccctccctccctctagcaggagCTGGTGTGAAGGTTGccactacccctccctccctctagcaggagCTGGTGTGAAGGTTGccactacccctccctccctctagcaggagCTGGTGTGAAGGTTTCCactacccccctctccctctagcAGGAGCTGGTGTGAAGGTTGccactacccctccctccctctagcaggagCTGGTGTGAAGGTTGccactacccctccctccctctagcaggagCTGGTGTGAAGGTTGCTCCCAGTGAGGATGGATGTGATGCTGGAGGGGTCATACAGGCCTTCATCATCTTCGTCAGAGCTCAGAGCCGACGAGTCTAGGGCCTGACGCTGCGCATGCTGCACCTTCCTCCTGAAacacaccaccatcatcaccatcagctTCAATGTTATCTTCATCATCTATTGTTCACTATAACAGAGGCTGTAGGTGGGTCTCAGCAAACGTGTGGGAGTAGACAGTTGACTTCTACAGTAGACAGTGTAGTTCCCTGTAGTATCTGTCAGGGAGAGAGCCCTCTGCTGGTCAGATATGGGAACTGACTGgtgtgatatacagtacatacagggaTGACTGCTCTGTCTGCTAGATCTGTCTCTGCCTCCCCCTTCACAGCTGACCTGCACATACgtacgtacgtgcgtgcgtgttcCCACAGCACTGTTGAGTGGGGTTTAATGAGACACCTCTACACAGCTGGGTGAGTGTGActgttgaagtgtgtgtgtgtgtgtgtgtgttcccacagCACTGTTGAGTGGGGTTTAATGAGACACCTTTACACAGCTGGGTGAGTGTGActgttgaagtgtgtgtgtgtgtgtgtgtgtgaccgtatTAAACAGTACCACAGAGTATAGAAGAGAACCACAGCGTAATTCTGTGTATTAAAGAGTAATTACAGTATCATAGCATACCATAGAGTACCACAGAGTAATGATGATATTGAAGAGTGCAACAGTGTATTGCTGTTCAGTCCTGTAAGTGATTGTAAGTGCTTGAGACTGAGTCATCCTGCCTGTTCTTCTCAGGGGTAGAATGTGTTAGTGTTCTGTTACTGTATTCATGTTTATTGTATTGTATTCCTCCTGGGCATCAGAGCTTATTCACCCCCACAATCCTCCTCTTCAGTACCACTAGGAGTCTACTGTCCAGCGTAGTGAgtcatcctcatcctcctcatcctctccttctccctgaacctgtgatccctctctctctccccctccctccctgaacCTGTGattcctctcgctctccccctccctccctgaacctgtgatccctctctctctctccccctccctccctgaacctgtgatccctctctctctctccccctccctccctgaacCTGTGATCCCTCTCTCCGTTATACAGTGTTTTAATAGCAGGTCTATAGACCTGTCCCAGTGTACTGTACCTGTGTGTACAGTAGATGTCTATCTGTAGTGCTTAAAataaccccctctctccctctactaccCTCCCCCAACCCTGTAGTGCTTAAAataaacccctctctctctactaccctcccccAACCCTGTAGTGCTTAAAATAACCCCCTCTACTACCCTCCCCCAACCCTGTAGTGCTTAAAAtaacccccccctctccctctactaCCCTCTCCCGCTTAAAATACTCCCTTAAATccacctccctcctttcctctatcCTCCTACAttactccctccttctccctttctctctagtGCTCAGAATAGCCCTTGTTCTCCTCCTACCACCcccactactacactaccccccctctccctccctctagcaggagCTGGTGTGAAGGTTGccactacccctccctccctctagcaggagCTGGTGTGAAGGCTGccactacccctccctccctctagcaggagCTGGTGTGAAGGTTGccactacccctccctccctccctctagcaggagCTGTTGTGAAGGTTGccactacccctccctccctccctctagcaggagCTGGTGTGAAGGTTGCCACTacccaccccccccctccctctagcagGAGCTGGTGTGAAGGCTGccactacccctccctccctctagcaggagCTGGTGTGAAGGTTGccactacccctccctccctctagcaggagCTGGTGTGAAGGTTGccactacccctccctccctctagcaggagCTGGTGTGAAGGTTTCCactacccccctctccctctagcAGGAGCTGGTGTGAAGGTTGccactacccctccctccctctagcaggagCTGGTGTGAAGGTTGccactacccctccctccctctagcaggagCTGGTGTGAAGGTTGCTCCCAGTGAGGATGGATGTGATGCTGGAGGGGTCATACAGGCCTTCATCATCTTCGTCAGAGCTCAGAGCCGACGAGTCTAGGGCCTGACGCTGCGCATGCTGCACCTTCCTCCTGAAacacaccaccatcatcaccatcagctTCAATGTTATCTTCATCATCTATTGTTCACTATAACAGAGGCTGTAGGTGGGTCTCAGCAAACGTGTGGGAGTAGACAGTTGACTTCTACAGTAGACAGTGTAGTTCCCTGTAGTATCTGTCAGGGAGAGAGCCCTCTGCTGGTCAGATATGGGAACTGACTGgtgtgatatacagtacatacagggaTGACTGCTCTGTCTGCTAGATCTGTCTCTGCCTCCCCCTTCACAGCTGACCTGCACATACgtacgtacgtgcgtgcgtgttcCCACAGCACTGTTGAGTGGGGTTTAATGAGACACCTCTACACAGCTGGGTGAGTGTGActgttgaagtgtgtgtgtgtgtgtgtgtgttcccacagCACTGTTGAGTGGGGTTTAATGAGACACCTTTACACAGCTGGGTGAGTGTGActgttgaagtgtgtgtgtgtgtgtgtgtgtgttcccacagCACTGTTGAGTGGGGTTTAATGAGACACCTTTACACAGCTGGGTGAGTGTGActgttgaagtgtgtgtgtttgaatccGACTGCTTTATTCTGTAATGACATGTGTCTGATAGCAGCATCTCTGTTGAGGGATCAGAGAGGAGCTCAGTGATCCATagaatgatacacacacacactagtttgGCTGTGGGGAGTGAACAGGCTGCCAGTAAATGTCAGCTCACTGAACTCATTACCAATGacaagagaggaacagaaagaggtctggagggagtggaggagaacagaaagAGGTctggagggagtggaggagaacagaaagAGGTctggagggagtggaggagaacagaaagAGGTctggagggagtggaggagaacagaaagAGGTctggagggagtggaggagaacagaaagAGGTctggagggagtggaggagaacagaaagAGGTCTGGAGggagtagaggagaacagaggaacagaaagaggtctgggaggaggaggagaacagagatAATTGGTCTGGAAggagtagaggagaacagaggaacagaaagaggtctgggaggaggaggaggagaacagagataatgggtctggaggagaggaggagaacagagataattggtctggaggagaggaggagaacagagatAATTGGTCTGGAGAGGAAGAGAACTGAGAGGAAGAAGAGACACATCTAGGAGAAAGGAGATACTTAGTAATCTAACATGTGAAACAGGTAGTGTCAGACTTggaaacacaataacacacacagacTTACTTGAGCTCAGTCTCCAGCGCGGTGACTCTGCCCTGCAAGGCCTCCTTTAGTTCCAtctgttcctccatctctctctgggcCTTCCTCCtcaatccctccatcctctctacctctgtctccccctcatcCACCTGTCTCTTCAGGGCCTTCACACGCAGAGACAGCTACAACACAGAGGAATCAGTCagggtgagtgagtgtgtgtgtatatagtgtgtgagtgagtgagtgtacctggtctctctgttctgtgtgttggtgtctctcttCCTCCAGGGTAAAGTTGAGCTCCTTCAGTTTCTTCTCCAGGCGACGCTGAGACGATAACATGGAGTTCTTCTCCCTaagacacacaccgacagacacacTTAAATCTTTAGCACAAACATGAACAAGGTGATTCTGGATACAGATGTGTGACCAGTTCATAATATCATAAGCTTAACTTGTCATTCAATAATGTGAATGTCAATTTAAGGTACACTTCTCTAATTAATAGTAAACCACCATACCAACCATAAAATCAGCTTTTGCGACAAAATATCATATTTTAGACTATGTGGTGCATTGTGGGGTCTGTAGTTCCTGGGGTGTGGTGCATTGTGGGACGTGTAGTGTGCGGTGTACCTATCCTCGCTGTGGAGGCGTTCCTCCAACTCGTGAACTTTACTCTCCAGCTGAGCCACTCCTACAGAGGAGCGAGACTGACCCTCCATATCAGATACTCTGGTCTTCAACTccttcatctggagagagagagatttaagcATAATCAATCATCACTCAGACCTGAAGATCATTTCAGTGGAGACACAGACTTAACGTACATGTCTTTCTAGGGCATTCTTGTCCAGCTCCAGGTCCTGTCTGGAGGATCTCTCCTGCATCAGCTCTGAACGCAGCTGCTCCATctgcacacagacagagacagaggatcgCCAGAcagggtgagagaaagagggtgagcgGAGAAAGAGGGCGAGCAGAGAGAGTTAACAAATACATTATTTTCCTAGCTTGGTCCTGGTTCTTTCAACTGTTAACCAACAGACTGCTGAAAGCTGCTAGACACAcatttatagtgtgtgtgtgtgtgtgtgtgtgtgtgtgtgtgtgtgtgtgtacctggtctctGGTCCTGGTGACTCTGTCAGTGAGTAGCTCCACagatcccttctcctcctccagctccagctccagtcGTTTCATCTTGTCCTCCGTGCTGCGGAGCTCCCTGCTCTTGTCTGTGAGGCTGCTCCTGCTGTTCTCCAGTTCAGCCTCTAGGTGGTGCAGGCGGTTGGTGAGCAGTTCCTTGTCCAGCTGAACATTGTCTCTCTCCTCAACCACAGAGAGCAGCTCCTTCTTCTGACGGGACGCCTGGCGCacgacacacacactctggatcaGCGGCATTAAAGACGAAACACCTTCACCCCTCAAACTCatctctggacctcaaagccagttccactgtgtttttttattgttcccctctaatgaggcactgatttagacctgggacaccaggtgagtgcaattcattatcaggtagaacagaaaagcagcaggctccggacctcgtagggtcagagttgaataaCCCTGACCAATACCATCATCTCCTGAAGACACTTTCCTCTGCCGTCTCCACCctattttcctcctcctctctcacctcctccctccatcccgctcacctcctcctccagtcTCTTGAGGGAGGTCTGGCTCCTCTCCAGTTCTACCAGTCTGTCGTTGCCCTGCCTCTGGGCCTCCTGTGTCTCCCTGcgagatctctctctctgttcctccacctGGGCTCTGAGAACCTGCACCTCCTCACCAGACGACTGGGACAGACACTCAAACTACATggacagagaaagaggcagagtgaGAGCAGGGAGAGAACGAGGAgtaagaggacagagagagagatttttattTGCACAGTGTACATTTGTAAATACAGCACTTCAATGCAGTACACAGAGCATCAGAAAAACCCATGTAGACACACACTCCTCACCTCCTTATTGAGTTTGTCCAGggactgctcctgctgtctcttctGTTCCTCCagctgtgtgttggtctgtgtgagctggtccctctccttctccctgtcctCCAGACGCAGGCTGAGCTGCAGGTGGTCCTGGCCCAGCCGAGAGGCTCCTCTCCTGGCCTCGTCAAGCTCCTGCCTCAGCCCCCTCAACTCCGCCTGGAGGGACAGCTCTGCCTCCGAACTCTCTGATGCACTGGAAGCCAGCTgagcctggacacacacacacacaaatacatactgTGAAACACAACACACCCACTAACAAAGAGTTGTGAGAAAGAGgtagtgtaatgtgtgtgtgtgtagcagtgtgtatGTCTCACCTCCAGGCGTGAGAGTTTCTCTCGGAGGCGTGTGTTAGCTGCCTCCTGCTCCTGCTGTGAGTCTCTGAGAGCGTTTAGTTCTGTCTGGGTTCTGGCCAGCCGCTCTGTGTTTGACTGCAGCTCCTGCTCAGTGCTGGCGAGTttctctcccagtctgtctctctccccacgAGCATCAGTCAGCTCTGACTGCAGGCCAGACACTACCGACGGGTCAGGGAGCTatggagagaaacaaagagaggtgAGTGGttgagagaaggatggagattgTGAATATAAGGGAGGAAAAGTGGCCATCTTTCCCATTCACATAGCTGGTACTACACAACACACACCTGTTTGGTTCTCTCCTGGGCCTTGGCCAGATCCTCTTTGGCTCGATTTGATTGGCCCCTCAGCCTGTCCATCTCATACTTGAGCTCCGCCTCCTGCTCCTGGTTGGCCTTCTTCAGGGAGATTACCTCCATGACCTTTTTATCGAGCTCCGCCCTTTTCTTCTCTGCCTCTGATTGGGCCTGCTGCAGATCGGCACGCAAACTCTGCAGCTCCTGAAATGACAGTGGAGAACAGTGTCAGTGTGTacctggttgagtgtgtgtgtttgtcactatcagtgtgtgtgtgtgtacctggttgagtgtgtgtgtttgtcagtatcagtgtgtgtgtgtgtgtacctggttgagtgtgtgtgtttgtcactatcagtgtgtgtgtgtgtacctggttgagtgtgtgtgtatgactgggGTCTGGTATCTGCTGTTTCATGGTGTTGACTCTCTCCTGTACTTCGTTCAGTTCTTCCTCGAGCTCCTCTTTCTCCAGACGAGCCTGCAGCATCCTGCAACACACACAACATTTTAACCAATACAAGATCCATTTCAAAATCTAGAAATCAAGTCACAGATCAGCACTGATCAGACATCGTTTAGTTTGATCACAGAAGCTACAGTTAAATCGCCAATGCTGATATCAGTCCCTCAAAGTTTATCAAATGTTAGGTCATTCTATGGTATCACAATTTCTTCAGTCAGTCAAATAGAGAAACACAGAAGCTGGTTTAACTAGAATGTCAGCTACACGGCCATAAACCATGGCCATAAACCATGGCTATTAAAACCCTCTAGAGTCTAAGCCgggagggggggggttctaaaatatggaattgttttaagatggtcataccacgGCTACTAACATGcatgcagcccatgcaaaaaaacacCTCTTAAAACAGAGACATTTTGATGGGATTTTTTTATATGTTAATTACATTTCCGCGGTGGCGCGGAAATTGTAGGCTAAGGGTTAGCACGGGCTACTAGCACGGGCTACTAGCACGGGCTACTAGCACGGGCTACTAGCACGGCTATAACCTATATACAGCATAGACAGCATATATATAGGCTCCCTCACGGTGGGTCAGGGGTGATGGACGGGTCTCTAGTCAATAAGACACAATGAGAAGAGGAGACATTAACGGTACAGAATGAGAGAActgagaggacagaggatagaAATGGGACATGGGGATGGTTACATAGATCTATACATGGATGAAAAACAGGAAGAGATGTGCAAGACTTAagtgacgtgtgtgtgtacgtgtacagtaccagtcaaacttcctttgttactgttattttttacttatctattttacttaactcttatttttctcaaATCTACATTGTTGgttgcttgtaagtaagcatttcacggtaaggttgtattctcTGTACGTGCGTGTACTCACTCCTGTTTGGTGGTCCGTAGTTCATCTCTAGTACTGTGGAACTGCGTCATCCAGTGGCCACTCTCGTCCCTGCAGTCTTCCAGCTGCTGCTGTAGAGTACGCACCGATGCATTCACACGCAACCGCTCTGACTCAATACCCGCCTGAGACtggggggagaagaagagagagggagggtggatatgagaggtagggagagagagggaggggagaagaagagagagggagggtggatatgagaggtagggagagagaggtaggggggagaagaagagagagggagggtggatatgagaggtagggagagagaggtaggggggagaagaagagagagggagggtggatatgagaggtagggagagagacgtaggggggagaagaagagagagggagggtggatatgagaggtagggagagagaggtaggggggagaagaagagagagggagggtggatatgagagtgtagggagagagaggtaggggagagaagagatagggagggtggatatgagagagtgtagggagagagaggtaggggtggaAGAGAAGAGATAGGGAGGGTGGATATGAGAgagtgtagggagagagaggtagggggggagagaagagagagggagggtggatatgagagtgtagggagagagaggtaggggggagaAGAGATAGGGAGGGTGGATATGAgagtgtagggagagagaggtaggggggagaagagatagggagggtggatatgagagagtgtagggagagagaggtaggggagagaagagagagggagggtggatatgagagtgtagggagagagaggtaggggggagagaagagagagggagggtggatatATGACAGAGTGAGTAAGACGTGTCACATTAAGAATGTGAGATCAGCTGATGTAATGCTTGTGGCTTTGTCTGTGCAGTCAGATGTAACGGTGTAATCACTTGTTCCTGCTATAATGCACCGGTGTGAAGCAAGTCCAGTGGGTCTCAATCACTTCACGCTCTGCTGCTCCCTCAGTGCACGCGTGTGTGTGGGAAAGAGCTCTCAAGTAAGAATTTGACTGTACCGTTTTCCACCGGTTGTATCCTGTGGCCGTGGTGAATAAACGTTGAAACTTGTACCTGTGAGACCTGCTCCATGGTACTCCTCAGTCTCTCCATGTCAGTGCTGTACTGTTCTCGAAGTGTCTCGATCTCTTTGTCGTGCGTGGCCACCTCGTCCTTCAGAGCTCCCTTCAGAGCcgtcagctccctctctctctgtctcagagaaTCCTCCAGCTTCTGCTTCAACATGGACACCTCCAACAGAGACGCTTGACACATCACCAGGTCCTGtagacacacaatacacacataacACATTCCTACCGGACAATTACaaagagtgcacaacaaagatcTTGTGTCTCAAGACCACCCAAATGTGTGTTGTGTTACCGTCTTGTTGCCGTTCTCTGTCCTCAGGTCCTCCTGTAGCTCAACCAGTCGGTCCTCCATCTCTCTGACTCTGGActcagcactctctctctccatacgcAACTGACTCAGCCTGACAGAGACCGTGATttattcatttaacctttatttctaCAGGTTattctcattgagataaaatcTATTTTACAAGAGATCTGATGCTCTTTATCTCAACACTAACAAAAAAACTTTCAATAAGCCATCATTATAACCAGCAGGGACCTTTAGTTTTGATCCAGCGGCCTGAAGTCACTTTCAACCtgcctggttcctctcaaggtttctttCTACTCAGGTCATTTGTCCTGCTCACTGTTACTCACTCAGCATGTGTCTGATGTAGTTCAGTCTTCTTCCTGTCCACAGTCTCCTGGAGCTGCATGTTCTCATCCAGACATGACTCCAGCTCTGCCTTTAACACAGGGTCAGAGCTGCCCACAGAgccctatgcacacacacacacacatagtactgTAGGCTACATGACCACCACAACATCAGACAACGACAGACAGTGGCGAGGTGACAGAGTGGTAGTATTTAATTACACCGTTAAAAATATTTTGGAGAACAGGCATGATTCTCTATTTAAacatgctgtgtgtttgtgtctgtgtgttcttcaGAATAGTGTCAGACAGGCGTGTTTCCTCAGTAGAATTCACATACATGATTAAGTGATTATAGGGTGTTAGAGTTAAATACCAGCCCAACTCCCTTAAGCCAACACATAATGACTCATTATCAGATAGAATACTGTGTGTCCACCTCTAACCCAACAGGTTTAAACTGGTTTAAATCATCTGTGGTCCATTTACATGGCTTTTAGGGCATTCAGATTAGACTGCCACTAAAAACCACAACAGCAGCTCCtctcagaaaacacacacacggtGGGCTCAGCTGGTATGTGTACGGTTGAAACAGCTCACCGTGAGAGCTCCCTAGGTGCAAAACAAACACCATCGCTCCACTCTTTCCATCACGCCCCAAATGATCACTCCTTCCTCTTTTTCTCCTACTCTCcactcaccctcctctcctcctgtagagAGGTCTGTAGCTCCATCATCTTCCCCTCCAgatccctcttttctctcctccactcctcaccAGAGCTCTCACTGGGCTGAGGGGGAGAGTGACTTTAGTGGATACCCCATAGAATGACAGCTAGCACCACCAATGACAAACTGAAATAAGAGGATGAGCAGTACTACAGaggtgtatagagatgtatattaGAGTACTACAGATATGTATATTAGAGTACCGCGGaggtgtatagagatgtatattaGAGTACTACGGAGGTGTATATTAGACTACTACGGaggtgtatagagatgtatattaGACTACTACGGaggtgtatagagatgtatattaGACTACTACGGaggtgtatagagatgtatattaGACTACTACGGaggtgtatagagatgtatattaGACTACTACGGAGGTGTATAATAGAGTACTACTGAATTGTATATTAGATTACTACAGAagtgtatagagatgtatattaGAGTACTACTGAGGTGTATAATAGAGTACTACTGAATTGTATATTAGAGTACTACTGaggtgtatagagatgtataaTAGAGTACCGCGGaggtgtatagagatgtatattaGAGTACCGCGGAGGTGTATATTAGAGTACCACGGaggtgtatagagatgtatattaGAGTACCGCGGAGGTGTatagatatgtacagtaccagtcaaatgtttggacacacctgctcattcaagggtttctttatatttactattttctacattgtagaataatagtgaagatatcaaaactatgaaataacacatatggaatcatgtagtaacctaaaatagtattaaacaaatcaaaatatattttatatttcagattcttcgaagtagccaccctttgccttgatgacagctttgcacactcttgacattctctcaaccagtcttgaaggagttcccacatatgctgagcacttgttggctgctttttcttcagtCTGCAGTCCAACATCCCAAACCAtcgcaattgggttgaggtcaggtgattgtggaggccaggtcatctgatacaacactaatcattctccttcttggtcaaatagcccttacacagcctggaggtgtgttgggtcattgtcctgttgaaaaacaaatgtaagtgggactaagcgcaaaccagatgtgatggcgtatcgctgcagaactctggtagccattctggttaagtgtgccttgaattctaaataaatcaccgacaatgtcacgagcaaagcaccccaccacctcctccatgcttcacggtgggaaccacatatgcggagatcggttcacctactctgcgtctctcaaagacacggcagttggaaccaaaaggacagatttcctaatgtccattgctcgtgtttctcggccaagcaaatctcttcttcttattggtgtcctttagtagtggattctttgcagcaattcaaccatgaaggcctgacccacgcagtctcttctgaacagttgatgttgagatgtgtatgtgcttgaactctgtgaatcatttatttgggctgcaatttctgaggctggtagctctaatgaacttatcctctgcaacagaggtaactctgggtcttcctttcctgtggcggtcctcattagagccagtttcaccatagcgcttggtggtttctgcgactgaacttgaagaaacgttcaaagttcttgaaattgttcgtattgactgaccttcatgtctaaaagaaatgatggactgtcatttctccttgcttatttgagctgttcttgtcataatatgaacttggtcttttaccaaatagggctctctctgtataccaaccctaccttgtcacagcacaactgattggctcaaaacacattaaggaaagaaattccacaaattacattttaacaaggcacacctgttattgaaatgcattccaggtgactacctcatgaagctggttgagagaatgccaagagtatgcaaagctgtcataggcaaagggtggctactttgaagaatctcaaatatattttgatgtttaacacttttttggttactacatgattccatgtgctatttcatagttttgatgccttcactattattctacaatgtataaaatagtaaaaaataaagaataaccttggaatgagtaggtgtgtccaacattttgactggtactgtatattagaaTACTACTGAGGTGTATAAAAGGTGTATAAAGATTTGTATTAGAGTACTACTGAGGCGTATAGAGATGTGTATTAGAGTACTACCGAGGCGTATAGAGATGTGTATTAGAGTACTACCGAGGCATATAGAGATGTGTATTAGAGTACTACCGAGGCATATAGAGATGTGTATTAGAGTACTACCGAGGCATATAGAGATGTGTATTAGAGTACTACCGAGGCATATAGAGATGTGTATTAGAGTACTACCGAGGCGTATAGAGATGTGTATTAGAGTACTACCGAGGCGTATAAAGATGTGTATTAGAGTACTACCGAGGCGTATAAAGATGTGTATTAGAGTACTACCGAGGCGTATAAAGATGTGTATTAGAGTACTACCGAGGCGTATAAAGATGTGTATTAGAGTACT of Salvelinus alpinus chromosome 4, SLU_Salpinus.1, whole genome shotgun sequence contains these proteins:
- the LOC139572763 gene encoding cingulin-like isoform X2, with amino-acid sequence MSTPPGRKSPVDYGVQIRFINDSGGGLPSTQLRSKPPSTSKYGVAVRVQGIAGQPYVVMKDGGPKGDSYGVQLRTHYPPGYGSLPRRGDREEGGGEGGGGQGGVLRRAQSHGSLLESEGGGGFGRPPGDGRSGSYGNLDGGIGVAEERTDRGGYGEGGMGRNIMCGSYQSGLNGSLGRGGGSQYAPDLHPSQTEPPPLTMAQPHPQSLPYPAQPHPQSLPYPAQPHPQSLPYPAQPHPQSLPYPAQPHPQTPVNRLISRFDGNSSTREQQRGRSPVAEDPRDTISPSLAPNPYSSSPSLTPNPYSSPSPSLNPYSSHPSSTHSSLGRGQGSLSKATPHPANQRAPAGRFVAVETPSANRTDPLSSEVTSEEEQVMQTIYSVLREGTSESDSVIRHKVRVIFQKIQGLKPSESSGEEWRREKRDLEGKMMELQTSLQEERRGSVGSSDPVLKAELESCLDENMQLQETVDRKKTELHQTHAELSQLRMERESAESRVREMEDRLVELQEDLRTENGNKTDLVMCQASLLEVSMLKQKLEDSLRQRERELTALKGALKDEVATHDKEIETLREQYSTDMERLRSTMEQVSQSQAGIESERLRVNASVRTLQQQLEDCRDESGHWMTQFHSTRDELRTTKQEMLQARLEKEELEEELNEVQERVNTMKQQIPDPSHTHTLNQELQSLRADLQQAQSEAEKKRAELDKKVMEVISLKKANQEQEAELKYEMDRLRGQSNRAKEDLAKAQERTKQLPDPSVVSGLQSELTDARGERDRLGEKLASTEQELQSNTERLARTQTELNALRDSQQEQEAANTRLREKLSRLEAQLASSASESSEAELSLQAELRGLRQELDEARRGASRLGQDHLQLSLRLEDREKERDQLTQTNTQLEEQKRQQEQSLDKLNKEFECLSQSSGEEVQVLRAQVEEQRERSRRETQEAQRQGNDRLVELERSQTSLKRLEEEASRQKKELLSVVEERDNVQLDKELLTNRLHHLEAELENSRSSLTDKSRELRSTEDKMKRLELELEEEKGSVELLTDRVTRTRDQMEQLRSELMQERSSRQDLELDKNALERHMKELKTRVSDMEGQSRSSVGVAQLESKVHELEERLHSEDREKNSMLSSQRRLEKKLKELNFTLEEERHQHTEQRDQLSLRVKALKRQVDEGETEVERMEGLRRKAQREMEEQMELKEALQGRVTALETELKRKVQHAQRQALDSSALSSDEDDEGLYDPSSITSILTGSNLHTSSC